A window of Polaromonas hydrogenivorans contains these coding sequences:
- the otnI gene encoding 2-oxo-tetronate isomerase, giving the protein MPQFAANLNWLYTELPFAERFEAAARDGFRAVELMSPYSWPVAELKALLAANALELVLLNAPPGGTDAASIEVAWALPGCRGTACLPGHEAEFHAGIALALDYAQQLDCPRIHVMAGLLPELPDVVTREAAQATYVANLRRAAAQASLAGVNVLIEPINTRDMPGYFLNRQDHAHAILDEVGAENLKVQMDLYHCQVVEGDLAMKLRRYLPTGHIGHIQIAGAPGRNEPDVGEINYPYLFALLDELGYGGWVGCEYKPVRGLASGATSDGLGWLAQASRGMPAF; this is encoded by the coding sequence ATGCCCCAATTCGCCGCCAACCTGAACTGGCTCTACACCGAGCTGCCTTTTGCCGAACGCTTTGAAGCCGCCGCCCGCGATGGGTTCAGGGCCGTGGAACTGATGTCGCCCTACAGCTGGCCGGTGGCCGAACTCAAGGCGCTGCTGGCGGCGAACGCCCTTGAACTGGTGCTGCTGAACGCGCCGCCCGGCGGGACGGACGCCGCCAGCATCGAGGTGGCATGGGCCTTACCCGGCTGCCGGGGAACGGCTTGCCTGCCCGGCCATGAAGCCGAATTTCATGCCGGAATTGCCCTGGCGCTGGACTATGCGCAGCAACTGGACTGCCCGCGCATCCACGTCATGGCGGGCCTGTTGCCCGAATTGCCGGATGTCGTGACGCGCGAAGCGGCGCAGGCGACCTACGTCGCCAACCTGCGCCGGGCGGCTGCCCAAGCCTCACTGGCGGGCGTGAACGTGCTGATCGAGCCCATCAACACCCGCGACATGCCCGGCTATTTCCTGAACCGGCAAGACCACGCGCACGCCATCCTGGATGAAGTCGGCGCGGAAAATCTCAAGGTGCAGATGGACCTGTACCACTGCCAAGTGGTCGAGGGCGACCTGGCGATGAAACTGCGCCGCTACCTGCCGACGGGGCATATCGGCCACATCCAGATTGCCGGCGCGCCGGGGCGCAACGAGCCGGATGTGGGGGAGATCAACTACCCCTATCTGTTTGCGCTGCTCGACGAGCTGGGCTACGGCGGCTGGGTGGGCTGCGAGTACAAGCCGGTGCGTGGCCTGGCGTCCGGCGCGACTTCGGACGGGCTGGGCTGGCTCGCACAGGCCAGTCGAGGCATGCCGGCGTTTTAA